A window from Streptomyces subrutilus encodes these proteins:
- a CDS encoding PadR family transcriptional regulator: MEPGESIKHARAAAQLRKGVLEYCVLALMRDRPRYGVELLHALADSGALATSQGTVYPLLSRLRRDDLVTTTWQESASGPPRRYYALTDGGRAALDEFTRVWPGFRTAVDGFLTTPHPSTGDLA, from the coding sequence ATGGAACCTGGTGAGTCGATCAAGCACGCCCGGGCAGCCGCCCAGCTGCGCAAGGGAGTTCTGGAGTACTGCGTGCTCGCCCTGATGCGCGACCGCCCCCGCTACGGTGTCGAACTCCTGCACGCCCTCGCGGACTCCGGCGCGCTGGCCACCAGTCAGGGGACGGTCTACCCGCTGCTCTCCCGGCTCCGCCGCGACGACCTGGTCACCACCACCTGGCAGGAGTCCGCCTCCGGCCCGCCCCGTCGCTACTACGCGCTCACCGACGGCGGCCGGGCCGCGCTCGACGAGTTCACCCGCGTCTGGCCCGGCTTCCGCACCGCCGTCGACGGCTTCCTGACCACCCCGCACCCCTCCACCGGAGACCTCGCATGA
- a CDS encoding GNAT family N-acetyltransferase, protein MAKLRAARGDEARSLTALVLRSKAHWGYDAAFLAACAEELRLRAVDMTVRRVVVAEDEEGAALGLASLEGDGHRAALGLLFVEPAAIGRGVGRLLYRDVLRRAAGLGVRRLVIDADPHAAGFYRAMGAVPVPRPAPAPLPVPAPDGAGGEEGDHGDGPAPLVRFEVAPLPLAGWARAWTGGGRAVHVGNVAEFNGQFAEPSLDRDQSAAHHYACLAAFYSPTPAALVLPRAVPAGWAGLVCRQLGWTGVEVYDGLAPETGPGGLSDAVRARPALAERLTGAGLPLVPWGRTRAFGRLAGRPWRPEELRYESKSAAHGLFARILADGGHPSVLLPAQWRAGTRRAAVRLLAGRARAGESTVLKSEHGVGGSGTTVVTPEDVRAAGGARAVLRRLPRGPVLLEEYVRGPAPGAAPRDLTYDGFVDDAGRAHEVGGAVMDVADGGYRGATVGPGVVPEWARGPLCAFGRAVGRALAESGYRGWFDVDFVADGAGRLAPTEANLRLTGPSVAFMVAARLDELRGAGHLVRIADRVELGARLPDAQVDEWCAALARDCAELGAVFVPAIPTAAFEPAPWMGVLVAAHAPAVLDAAEALVRDRARAAGAAFDPPPPDRPEPSDRGDP, encoded by the coding sequence ATGGCAAAGCTCAGGGCCGCGCGGGGCGACGAGGCGCGGTCCCTGACCGCACTGGTGCTGCGGTCCAAGGCCCACTGGGGGTACGACGCGGCCTTCCTGGCCGCGTGCGCGGAGGAACTGCGCCTGCGGGCTGTCGACATGACGGTCCGTCGGGTGGTCGTGGCCGAGGACGAGGAGGGGGCGGCCCTCGGACTGGCCTCGCTGGAGGGCGACGGGCACCGGGCGGCGCTGGGCCTGCTGTTCGTGGAACCGGCCGCCATCGGCCGGGGGGTGGGGCGGCTCCTCTACCGGGACGTGCTGCGCCGGGCCGCCGGTCTGGGGGTGCGGCGGCTGGTGATCGACGCCGATCCGCACGCGGCGGGGTTCTACCGCGCGATGGGCGCGGTCCCGGTCCCCCGGCCCGCGCCCGCTCCCCTTCCCGTGCCCGCACCGGACGGTGCGGGCGGCGAGGAAGGTGACCACGGTGACGGCCCGGCCCCCCTGGTGCGGTTCGAGGTGGCGCCCCTGCCGCTGGCCGGCTGGGCGCGTGCCTGGACGGGCGGCGGGCGGGCCGTCCACGTCGGCAACGTCGCCGAGTTCAACGGGCAGTTCGCCGAGCCCTCCCTGGACCGCGACCAGTCGGCCGCGCACCACTACGCCTGTCTGGCCGCGTTCTACAGCCCCACCCCGGCCGCCCTGGTCCTGCCGCGGGCGGTGCCCGCGGGCTGGGCCGGGCTCGTCTGCCGCCAGCTGGGCTGGACCGGGGTGGAGGTGTACGACGGGCTCGCCCCGGAGACCGGCCCCGGCGGCCTGTCGGATGCCGTACGGGCCCGCCCGGCGCTCGCCGAACGGCTGACCGGGGCCGGGCTGCCGCTCGTACCGTGGGGGCGGACGCGGGCGTTCGGGCGGCTGGCGGGCCGGCCGTGGCGGCCGGAGGAGCTGCGGTACGAGTCGAAGTCCGCCGCGCACGGCCTGTTCGCCCGGATCCTGGCGGACGGCGGCCACCCGTCGGTGCTGCTCCCGGCGCAGTGGCGGGCGGGCACCCGGCGGGCCGCGGTCCGGCTGCTCGCGGGCCGGGCCCGGGCGGGCGAGAGCACCGTTCTGAAATCGGAGCACGGCGTCGGGGGTTCGGGTACGACCGTGGTCACGCCGGAGGACGTGCGGGCGGCGGGCGGCGCCCGCGCGGTCCTCCGCCGGCTGCCGCGCGGGCCGGTGCTGCTGGAGGAGTACGTCCGCGGCCCGGCGCCCGGGGCGGCTCCGCGGGACCTGACCTACGACGGCTTCGTGGACGACGCGGGCCGGGCGCACGAGGTGGGCGGCGCGGTGATGGACGTCGCGGACGGCGGCTACCGGGGGGCCACGGTCGGCCCGGGGGTCGTGCCGGAGTGGGCGCGCGGGCCGCTGTGCGCCTTCGGCCGGGCGGTGGGCCGTGCGCTGGCGGAGTCGGGCTACCGGGGCTGGTTCGACGTGGACTTCGTCGCGGACGGCGCGGGCCGGCTCGCACCGACCGAGGCCAATCTGCGGCTGACCGGCCCGTCGGTGGCCTTCATGGTGGCGGCCCGGCTCGACGAACTGCGGGGCGCGGGGCACCTCGTACGGATCGCGGACCGGGTGGAGCTGGGGGCGCGGCTGCCCGACGCGCAGGTGGACGAATGGTGCGCGGCCCTGGCCCGGGACTGCGCGGAGCTGGGCGCGGTCTTCGTCCCGGCGATCCCGACCGCGGCCTTCGAACCGGCGCCCTGGATGGGCGTCCTGGTCGCCGCGCACGCCCCGGCGGTGCTGGACGCGGCCGAGGCGCTGGTGCGCGACCGTGCGCGGGCGGCCGGCGCGGCGTTCGACCCACCGCCGCCGGACCGGCCGGAGCCGTCCGACCGGGGCGACCCCTGA
- a CDS encoding ArsR/SmtB family transcription factor, with protein MATYHPVREQLLVEDVLAALGNPVRLGIVRELATSPDGRTCGSLPLEVTKATATHHWRVLRESGVTQEHRTGRYKAVSLRRADLEHRFPGLLDAVLAASAPTAN; from the coding sequence ATGGCCACGTACCACCCCGTCCGCGAACAGCTCCTCGTCGAGGACGTGCTCGCCGCCCTCGGCAACCCCGTCCGCCTCGGCATCGTCCGCGAGCTCGCCACCTCCCCCGACGGCCGCACCTGCGGCAGCCTTCCCCTGGAGGTCACCAAGGCCACCGCCACCCACCACTGGCGGGTGCTGCGCGAATCCGGGGTGACCCAGGAGCACCGGACCGGCCGCTACAAGGCGGTCTCGCTGCGCCGTGCCGATCTGGAACACCGCTTCCCCGGCCTCCTGGACGCCGTACTGGCCGCCAGCGCGCCGACCGCGAACTGA
- a CDS encoding VOC family protein codes for MDIKLELVAVPVTDVDRAKAFYERIGFNADHDITVSEDVRFVQLTPPGSACSIAVGKGLTRMTPGSLDNMQVVVSDIEEAYADLRDRGIEVTEIQDMPWGSFVYFSDPDGNGWAVQQTTPRTAAE; via the coding sequence ATGGACATCAAACTGGAACTGGTCGCCGTCCCCGTCACCGACGTCGACCGGGCCAAGGCCTTCTACGAGCGGATCGGCTTCAACGCCGACCACGACATCACGGTGAGCGAGGACGTCCGCTTCGTGCAGCTCACCCCGCCCGGATCGGCCTGCTCGATCGCCGTGGGCAAGGGCCTCACCAGAATGACGCCCGGGTCGCTGGACAACATGCAGGTCGTGGTGAGCGACATCGAGGAGGCCTACGCGGACCTGCGGGACCGGGGCATCGAGGTCACGGAGATCCAGGACATGCCGTGGGGGTCGTTCGTCTACTTCTCCGACCCGGACGGGAACGGGTGGGCGGTCCAGCAGACCACTCCGCGCACGGCGGCGGAGTAG
- a CDS encoding DUF350 domain-containing protein encodes MSDIINGLGRTSAFGALGLVLLILGIVLVDVLTPGKLPKQIWEERNRNAALLLSSALLGIGGIVFTSIWTTYDDFGKGLLSTAAFGLLGLVLMAVAFLVLDLVTPGRLGAIVVDPEPHPAVWVTACCNLAVAAIVAASIA; translated from the coding sequence ATGAGCGACATCATCAACGGACTCGGCCGCACCAGCGCCTTCGGCGCCCTCGGCCTGGTGCTGCTCATCCTCGGCATCGTCCTCGTCGACGTCCTGACGCCCGGGAAGCTCCCGAAGCAGATCTGGGAAGAGCGCAACCGCAACGCCGCGCTGCTCCTCAGCTCCGCGCTGCTGGGGATCGGCGGCATCGTCTTCACCTCGATCTGGACCACCTACGACGACTTCGGCAAGGGTCTGCTGTCCACCGCGGCGTTCGGCCTGCTCGGCCTGGTCCTGATGGCCGTGGCGTTCCTCGTGCTCGACCTGGTGACCCCCGGCAGGCTGGGCGCGATCGTCGTCGACCCGGAGCCCCACCCCGCCGTCTGGGTCACCGCCTGCTGCAACCTCGCGGTCGCCGCCATCGTCGCGGCCTCCATCGCCTGA
- a CDS encoding helix-turn-helix transcriptional regulator, with protein sequence MSDRAGDAVLAALTPVIEGLAATFGPACEVVLHDYHRGDRSVVAAAGQVTGRQVAGAPSEIGLSVPAPGDDAVNDLDYVTHTPGGRVVKSSTMPLRDDEGRVFGALCANLDVTALRQAGDLLSAPAGAAPAHLPTTTFTLDERAVFAVRNAVPRVAARLGVSRSAVYTDLAQCRGAVTEEPESEEP encoded by the coding sequence ATGTCCGATCGCGCGGGGGACGCGGTCCTGGCCGCCCTGACGCCCGTCATCGAGGGGCTGGCGGCGACGTTCGGTCCCGCGTGCGAGGTCGTCCTGCACGACTACCACCGGGGCGACCGGTCCGTCGTCGCGGCGGCCGGGCAGGTGACCGGGAGGCAGGTCGCCGGGGCGCCGAGCGAGATCGGCCTCTCCGTGCCGGCCCCGGGCGACGACGCGGTGAACGACCTCGACTACGTCACGCACACCCCGGGCGGCCGCGTCGTCAAGTCGTCCACGATGCCGCTGCGCGACGACGAGGGCCGTGTGTTCGGTGCGCTCTGCGCCAACCTCGACGTGACCGCGCTGCGGCAGGCCGGCGACCTCCTGTCGGCGCCGGCCGGAGCCGCGCCCGCGCACCTCCCGACCACGACGTTCACCCTCGACGAACGCGCGGTGTTCGCCGTGCGGAACGCGGTCCCGCGGGTCGCCGCGCGGCTGGGCGTGTCCCGGTCCGCCGTCTACACCGACCTCGCGCAGTGCCGCGGGGCCGTGACCGAGGAACCGGAGAGCGAGGAACCATGA
- a CDS encoding acyltransferase family protein, translating to MSALTLLRGTADRIDARTPAHRDRAVDGLRALALLAVPTGHWLLGGFTLDADGGLHNASPLSAFGGLAPASWVLQMLGIFFLVGGYASALSYRRRAGSAGAWLRGRIVRLGRPVLGVTAVWAVAAPLLYAAGVPETTLRTGATLVVQPLWFVGVYVVVTALTPYCVRAAGRLGGWAALPLLVSVAVVDVLRYGPLAESVPSWLALLNVLPGWLFAYQLGVSWGEGRIGRRGGLLLLGGGTVLFAALLLVFGYPASMVGVPGAARTNSHPPSLLVLALAAAQSGAAVLLRDRLAKALARPALWAPVVVVNLCAMTILCWHQTAMLAAAVPGSFAGPVAGLTTAPDSLGWIVARLAWMPVFAALLVGIARYARRFEDPAPDGRKASALRRAVTGVLAAGFAVFALGLA from the coding sequence ATGAGCGCGCTCACCCTGCTGCGCGGGACGGCGGACCGCATCGATGCCCGGACCCCCGCCCACCGCGACCGGGCGGTCGACGGGCTGCGCGCCCTGGCCCTGCTGGCGGTGCCGACGGGGCACTGGCTGCTCGGCGGCTTCACCCTCGACGCCGACGGAGGCCTGCACAACGCCAGCCCGCTGTCCGCCTTCGGCGGGCTCGCCCCGGCGAGCTGGGTGCTCCAGATGCTCGGCATCTTCTTCCTGGTCGGCGGATACGCCTCCGCGCTGTCCTACCGGCGGCGCGCCGGGTCGGCGGGGGCGTGGCTGCGGGGAAGGATCGTCCGCCTGGGGCGTCCGGTCCTGGGGGTCACCGCCGTATGGGCGGTGGCCGCACCGCTGCTGTACGCGGCGGGGGTGCCGGAGACGACGCTGCGGACCGGGGCGACGCTGGTGGTCCAGCCCCTGTGGTTCGTGGGCGTGTACGTGGTGGTCACCGCGCTCACCCCGTACTGCGTACGGGCCGCCGGCCGGCTCGGCGGGTGGGCCGCGCTGCCGCTGCTCGTCTCGGTCGCGGTGGTGGACGTGCTGCGGTACGGGCCGCTCGCCGAGTCCGTGCCCTCCTGGCTCGCCCTGCTGAACGTCCTGCCGGGCTGGCTGTTCGCATACCAGCTCGGCGTCTCGTGGGGCGAGGGGCGGATCGGGCGGCGCGGTGGCCTGCTGCTGCTGGGGGGCGGGACGGTGCTGTTCGCGGCGCTGCTGCTGGTCTTCGGCTATCCGGCGTCGATGGTGGGCGTGCCGGGCGCCGCGCGGACCAACTCGCACCCGCCGTCGCTGCTGGTCCTGGCCCTGGCGGCGGCCCAGTCGGGGGCGGCGGTCCTGCTCCGGGACCGGCTGGCGAAGGCGCTGGCGCGGCCGGCGCTGTGGGCTCCGGTGGTCGTGGTCAACCTGTGCGCGATGACGATCCTGTGCTGGCACCAGACGGCGATGCTGGCCGCGGCCGTGCCCGGTTCGTTCGCGGGGCCGGTGGCGGGGCTGACGACGGCGCCGGACAGCCTGGGCTGGATCGTGGCGCGGCTGGCGTGGATGCCGGTGTTCGCCGCGCTGCTGGTCGGCATCGCCCGGTACGCGCGCCGCTTCGAGGACCCGGCGCCGGACGGCCGGAAGGCCTCGGCGCTGCGCAGGGCGGTGACCGGTGTACTGGCGGCGGGGTTCGCGGTGTTCGCGCTGGGGCTGGCGTAG
- a CDS encoding HAAS signaling domain-containing protein: protein MKTSADLVRDYLSTVEREASAVPADRRQELLADLAEHIEVTRAERPGAAIGDVLAELGDPRTIAATALAEAGSGALGAPARGAAGAPARRGKVHPLVPLLMLTVPYLVSTALPHVPAAGFCSSLFRVIGAVLLCTSVHWTSVQKTTGVLLTAVLPTVAISIWVVSGAAPSGDVPALLANLAMLFLLTATTAWLWRTRRA from the coding sequence ATGAAGACCTCTGCCGACCTGGTACGCGACTACCTCTCCACCGTCGAGCGCGAGGCCTCCGCGGTCCCCGCCGACCGTCGCCAGGAACTCCTCGCCGACCTCGCCGAACACATCGAGGTGACGCGCGCCGAGCGCCCCGGGGCCGCGATCGGCGACGTCCTGGCGGAGCTGGGGGACCCCCGTACGATCGCGGCGACGGCGCTGGCCGAAGCGGGCAGCGGCGCACTCGGCGCCCCGGCCCGGGGCGCGGCAGGTGCCCCCGCACGGCGCGGCAAGGTGCACCCGCTGGTCCCGCTCCTGATGCTCACCGTCCCGTACCTCGTCTCGACGGCCCTGCCCCACGTCCCCGCCGCGGGGTTCTGCAGCAGCTTGTTCCGCGTCATCGGCGCGGTGCTGCTCTGCACCTCGGTGCACTGGACCTCCGTCCAGAAGACCACGGGCGTCCTCCTCACCGCCGTCCTGCCGACCGTCGCCATCAGCATCTGGGTCGTCTCCGGCGCCGCCCCCTCCGGTGACGTCCCGGCCCTCCTGGCCAACCTCGCGATGCTCTTCCTGCTGACCGCCACGACGGCATGGCTCTGGCGGACCCGCCGCGCCTGA
- a CDS encoding AMP-binding protein, producing MTQGSESSRSDRSASDTASDTASDTTVDTTATATVLGLFEARVREAPGAPAVVAGSDGLDYGRLDARANRLAHHLLDAGLPAGALVAVATARQTEVVVAVLAVLKAGACYTVIDADTPRTGRRQLAAVRPFALLAHAAQQAALDDGSGLRVIRLGAEADRIADRPAGPPASRPDPDRTAVVLFTGGPAPRAVRIGHRRLLAAHRGWAEVARPGPRDHHLITAGSAATAFAAGWTRALCSGGALVLPEQGPWQPEAVRRTVGAGRATVVHTDPGGVHGLLSTAPAPALPVRADAPSVPAARADEPAGPAALRLVAVTGDRLYLDEQVALQRRLRTGVRLLNVYGPTETAGVGTWFELPQLPGPVDDTDHPSLLGTPFPGCRVELRDGEIHLTPPDGGDPIATGDLGVRRADGLLEFGGRIRDRITLDGAVFDPFRLESVIRGHAGIGSVIVAAVPGFQGARRLVAYTAPPPSAPGTPADGAGLPDVDELRDHLNGRLPRAQWPRAVVRLRALPRDGAGHEDRAALPRPAQQVRGATGGRAARGGAKYAAASGGSDLGGTLAVVGCVPVVLGFLALALTDSLWPGSTDLTGVPGPWSGLFRVLYLAECLAFGAGVVFLFGGRPRMRAHGRGRALTTAAHLAIVYLLASWWPQDNLYRLAAKQDWPRQAALVYTFNVPLMIAAAVLAVYVTRKPAPAFDVED from the coding sequence ATGACGCAGGGATCCGAGTCCAGCCGCTCAGACCGGTCCGCCTCCGACACCGCCTCCGACACCGCCTCCGACACCACGGTCGACACCACCGCCACCGCCACCGTCCTCGGCCTCTTCGAGGCCCGGGTGCGGGAGGCGCCCGGGGCCCCGGCCGTGGTCGCCGGCTCCGACGGCCTCGACTACGGCCGGCTCGACGCCCGCGCCAACCGGCTGGCGCACCACCTCCTCGACGCCGGACTCCCGGCCGGCGCCCTGGTGGCCGTGGCCACCGCCCGGCAGACCGAGGTCGTCGTCGCCGTCCTCGCCGTGCTCAAGGCGGGCGCCTGCTACACCGTGATCGACGCCGACACCCCGCGCACCGGGCGCCGACAGCTCGCCGCCGTCCGGCCGTTCGCCCTGCTCGCGCACGCCGCGCAGCAGGCCGCCCTCGACGACGGCAGCGGTCTGCGGGTGATCCGCCTCGGCGCCGAGGCGGACCGCATCGCGGACCGGCCCGCCGGACCTCCGGCCTCCCGCCCCGATCCCGACCGGACCGCAGTCGTCCTCTTCACCGGCGGCCCGGCGCCGCGCGCGGTACGCATCGGCCACCGCCGACTGCTCGCCGCCCACCGCGGCTGGGCCGAGGTCGCCCGGCCGGGGCCGCGGGACCACCACCTGATCACCGCCGGGTCCGCCGCCACCGCCTTCGCGGCGGGCTGGACGCGGGCCCTGTGCTCGGGCGGCGCGCTCGTCCTGCCCGAACAGGGCCCCTGGCAGCCCGAGGCGGTCCGCCGTACGGTCGGGGCCGGGCGGGCCACCGTCGTGCACACCGATCCCGGCGGCGTGCACGGGCTCCTGTCCACCGCCCCGGCTCCGGCGCTGCCGGTCCGCGCCGACGCGCCCTCCGTCCCGGCCGCCCGGGCCGATGAGCCGGCGGGGCCCGCGGCCCTGCGGCTGGTCGCGGTCACCGGTGACCGGCTCTACCTCGACGAGCAGGTCGCCCTCCAGCGCCGGCTGCGGACCGGCGTGCGCCTGCTCAACGTCTACGGCCCGACCGAGACCGCAGGGGTCGGCACCTGGTTCGAACTGCCCCAGCTCCCAGGCCCCGTGGACGACACCGACCACCCCTCCCTGCTGGGCACCCCCTTTCCCGGCTGCCGGGTGGAGCTGCGCGACGGGGAGATCCACCTCACCCCGCCCGACGGCGGCGACCCGATCGCCACCGGAGACCTCGGCGTGCGCCGCGCGGACGGCCTGCTGGAGTTCGGCGGCCGGATCCGGGACCGCATCACCCTCGACGGGGCCGTCTTCGACCCCTTCCGGCTCGAATCGGTGATCCGCGGCCACGCGGGCATCGGCTCGGTGATCGTGGCCGCCGTACCCGGGTTCCAGGGAGCGCGGCGGCTCGTCGCCTACACCGCCCCGCCCCCCTCCGCGCCGGGGACGCCCGCCGACGGCGCCGGCCTGCCCGACGTGGACGAACTGCGCGACCACCTCAACGGGCGGCTGCCCCGCGCGCAGTGGCCGCGCGCGGTGGTGCGGCTGCGGGCCCTGCCCCGCGACGGCGCCGGCCACGAGGACCGCGCGGCCCTGCCCCGGCCGGCGCAGCAGGTCCGCGGGGCCACCGGGGGCCGGGCGGCCCGGGGCGGCGCCAAGTACGCCGCGGCGTCCGGCGGCAGCGACCTCGGGGGCACCCTCGCGGTCGTCGGCTGCGTACCGGTGGTGCTGGGCTTCCTGGCCCTGGCGCTCACCGACTCCCTGTGGCCGGGCTCGACGGACCTGACCGGCGTACCGGGCCCGTGGTCCGGCCTCTTCCGCGTCCTGTACCTCGCCGAGTGCCTGGCCTTCGGCGCCGGGGTGGTGTTCCTGTTCGGCGGCCGCCCCCGGATGCGCGCCCACGGCCGCGGCCGGGCCCTCACCACGGCCGCCCACCTCGCGATCGTCTACCTGCTGGCCTCCTGGTGGCCGCAGGACAACCTCTACCGGCTCGCGGCCAAGCAGGACTGGCCGCGCCAGGCCGCCCTCGTCTACACCTTCAACGTCCCCCTGATGATCGCGGCCGCCGTCCTCGCCGTCTACGTCACCCGCAAGCCCGCCCCGGCCTTCGACGTCGAGGACTGA
- a CDS encoding ABC transporter ATP-binding protein → MDMEVTAWTSLHSAITAQQDRRPFSRATLRRIAVFARPHRRGLTLFLLLSVVGALLAVATPVLASRVVDVIAGGGGGGGGGGTVTRLALLIALIAVAEAGLGLLTRRLSATLGEGLILDLRTAVFDHVQRMPVAFFTRTRTGALVSRLNNDVIGAQRAFSNTLSGMVANTVTLLLTLVVMLSISWQITLLALVLLPVFVLPARRMGARMAALQREASTLNAAMGTQMTERFSAPGATLVKLFGRPADESAEFTARARRVRDIGIRTAMSQSAFITALTLVSALALALVYGVGGAFALRGTLDAGSVVALALLLTRLYAPLTSLAGARVEVMSAMVSFERVFEILDLKPLIAERPDARPVPEGPVAVEFDGVTFGYPSADKVSLASLEEVAALDSRGGTEVLHEVSFRAEPGRMVALVGSSGAGKSTIAQLLPRLYDADAGTVRLGGVDVRDLTAASIRDTVGMVTQDGHLFHESVRANLLLARPEATEAEVWDALRRSRLDGLVVSLPDGLDTVVGERGYRLSGGERQRLTIARLLLARQRVVILDEATAHLDSTSEAAVQEALAEALAGRTAVVIAHRLSTVKAADLILVVEDGRIVERGTHTGLLAAGGRYEELYRTQFATGGPGRDAAAQPAASGGTGATSGA, encoded by the coding sequence ATGGACATGGAAGTCACCGCGTGGACCTCGCTCCACAGTGCGATCACCGCCCAGCAGGACCGGCGCCCGTTCTCCCGGGCGACCCTGCGCCGGATCGCCGTCTTCGCCCGCCCGCACCGGCGCGGGCTCACCCTCTTCCTGCTGCTCAGCGTGGTGGGCGCACTGCTCGCCGTGGCCACTCCGGTGCTCGCCAGCCGCGTGGTCGACGTCATCGCCGGAGGCGGGGGCGGGGGCGGAGGCGGAGGCACGGTCACCCGGCTCGCCCTGCTCATCGCGCTGATCGCGGTGGCCGAAGCGGGCCTGGGGCTGCTGACGCGCCGGCTCTCCGCCACCCTCGGCGAGGGCCTGATCCTCGACCTGCGCACGGCCGTCTTCGACCACGTGCAGCGCATGCCGGTGGCCTTCTTCACGCGGACCAGGACCGGAGCCCTGGTCAGCCGGCTGAACAACGATGTCATCGGCGCCCAACGGGCGTTCAGCAACACCCTGTCGGGGATGGTCGCCAACACCGTCACGCTGCTGCTGACGCTCGTGGTGATGCTGAGCATCTCGTGGCAGATCACCCTGCTGGCGCTGGTGCTGCTGCCGGTGTTCGTGCTGCCGGCCCGCCGGATGGGGGCGCGGATGGCGGCGCTGCAGCGCGAGGCATCGACGTTGAACGCGGCCATGGGCACGCAGATGACCGAGCGGTTTTCGGCTCCCGGCGCCACCCTGGTCAAACTGTTCGGCCGGCCGGCCGACGAGTCGGCCGAGTTCACGGCGCGGGCGCGGCGGGTGCGGGACATCGGCATCCGTACGGCGATGTCACAGTCGGCCTTCATCACGGCCCTCACCCTCGTCTCCGCCCTGGCCCTGGCCCTCGTCTACGGCGTCGGCGGCGCCTTCGCCCTGCGCGGGACCCTGGACGCCGGTTCGGTGGTCGCCCTCGCCCTCCTGCTGACACGGCTGTACGCCCCGCTCACCTCGCTCGCCGGGGCCCGGGTGGAGGTGATGAGCGCGATGGTGAGCTTCGAGCGGGTCTTCGAGATCCTCGACCTGAAGCCCCTCATCGCGGAGCGGCCGGACGCCCGACCCGTGCCGGAGGGGCCGGTGGCGGTCGAGTTCGACGGGGTCACCTTCGGCTACCCGTCCGCCGACAAGGTCTCGCTGGCCTCGCTGGAGGAGGTCGCCGCCCTGGATTCCCGGGGCGGCACCGAGGTGCTGCACGAGGTGTCCTTCCGGGCCGAGCCGGGCCGGATGGTGGCCCTCGTCGGCTCGTCCGGCGCGGGCAAGTCGACCATCGCGCAACTGCTCCCCCGCCTGTACGACGCCGACGCGGGCACCGTCCGCCTGGGCGGGGTGGACGTACGGGACCTGACGGCCGCGTCGATCCGCGACACCGTCGGCATGGTCACCCAGGACGGGCACCTCTTCCACGAGTCGGTACGGGCCAACCTGCTGCTGGCCCGGCCGGAGGCGACCGAGGCCGAGGTGTGGGACGCGCTGCGCCGCTCGCGGCTGGACGGGCTGGTCGTCTCGCTGCCGGACGGGCTGGACACGGTCGTCGGGGAGCGCGGGTACCGGCTGTCGGGCGGCGAGCGCCAGCGGCTGACGATCGCCCGGCTCCTGCTGGCCCGCCAGCGGGTGGTCATCCTGGACGAGGCCACCGCCCACCTGGACTCCACCTCGGAGGCCGCGGTGCAGGAGGCCCTCGCCGAGGCCCTGGCCGGCCGGACCGCGGTGGTGATCGCGCACCGGCTGTCGACGGTGAAGGCGGCGGACCTGATCCTGGTGGTCGAGGACGGCCGGATCGTGGAACGGGGCACGCACACCGGACTGCTGGCGGCGGGCGGCCGGTACGAGGAGCTGTACCGCACCCAGTTCGCGACGGGCGGCCCGGGCCGTGACGCGGCGGCGCAGCCGGCGGCTTCCGGCGGCACGGGGGCGACGTCGGGAGCATGA